The following DNA comes from Teredinibacter haidensis.
AGCTGCTCTACGCCATTGCCCGCCAGGAAAGCGCTTTTAAGGAGAAGGCACACTCCTCTGCCGGAGCCATGGGCCTTATGCAGTTAATGCCCGCCACCGCCAGCAGCACTGCACGGCGCAATGGGATCAAGCACAGCAAACAGGATCTCTACAAACCCGAGCACAACATCCAGCTCGGCGGCCTTTACCTAAATCAGTTGCTGGAGCAGTACAACGGCAACCGAATACTCGCCGCCGCCGCCTACAACGCCGGGCCACATAGGGTGAATCGCTGGGTAAGCAAAAACCCGCAGGATGTACCCTACGATATCTGGATAGAAACTATCCCCTTTAAGGAAACCCGAGGCTATGTTCAGAACGTACTGGCATTTTCGGTAATCTACGGATACAGGCTTGGACAGCCACGCAATATGGTCAGCGAACTTGAGGCCAATAGCCGTCTATAAACTTTATGATACCCACCTTATCTCAGGCCGTGATTTTTTGTTCGCGCCCTTAAAACTCTTCTATGCTTAAAGAATCTTTGAACCCTATCGAGATAACCTCAGGCTGGAACATGACGCAAGTGGAAGAAACAGCCCCCCACCCGAACGAGATGGGAGCGGCGTGGTCTCATATGCAGGAAACCATCAATATGCTCTATCTGGCGGTATGTCAGATAGAGGCAACCATGGTGGACTCCAACAAGTCTGTGGATACACTTACCCATTCGTTCACCGAGCTGGCCACCCATACGGGTGAAGTCAGTGAGCAAATCCAGAAGCTGCAAAAGCCCGATGAATTCGATGCGTTCAAAGCCGATCTGGCCGCAACAGCCAGTGATATGCAGTTCAATATCAAGGCGTCCATCCAGGCCTTTCAGTTTTACGACCGTATCTGCCAGCGTCTTGACCATGTTGCCCGCAGCCTTGAAAAAGTATCCAATTTATTGAATGAGGAAGACCAGGCATTTAAACCCGAAGAATGGCGGCGATTACAGGAGGGCATTAAGGGCAGCTACACCATGGAAGCGGAACGAATTATGTTTGAATTTATTATGCGCGGCGGTAGTGTTAAGGAAGCCTTACAAATTTATCACCACCACTTCGAGAAAGAAAAAGACTCGTCGACAGATATCGATAACGACGAAATCGAATTATTCTGAGAACAACCCGGGCTCGCGCTCCAGCGTTATTCCGAAACGCTGTTCAATATCCTTACGAATCGCATCAGCCAAAGTCAAGATATGATGGCGAGAAACTCGATTAGGGTTGGTAAGAACCAAAGCCTGCTGATCATGCACTCTAACCTGGAATGCTTCACGGCCTTTCCAACCCGCCGCATCAATCAACCAGCCTGCCGCCACTTTTTTATGGCTCCCATCCACATCAAATATCACCGCTTTCGGATGAGCCAGCTTTAACGCTGACGCTTTCGCCTCGGTGATAACAGGGTTTTTAAAAAAACTGCCAGCATTCGGTATATATTCTGGATCAGGTAATTTTCTCTGACGAAGTTTAATCACCGCTTCGGCAACCTTTTCCGGGTTTTTTCCATCCGCTTCGCGCTCCAAAGCCGACGCCAATGCAGGATACGATAGATTACAGGCGGCTTGTCGCTGTAAGCGAAACGTGACCGAGGCAATAATCATTCGGTCTTTTAAGCGGTTTTTAAATACACTTTCACGGTAAGCAAATTCACAGTCGGAAAAATTAAACGTTTGCATTTCTCCGGTTGCCCTATCCATGGCCTCCAGGCTATGAAAAACATCTTTTAGTTCAACCCCGTAGGCGCCAATATTCTGTATCGGTGCGGCACCCACAAGACCGGGGATATACGCCAGGTTTTCCAGTCCGTAATACTGAGCAGACAAGCAATGCATCACGAAATCGTGCCAATTCTCACCCGCCCCAGCCCGCACCCAACTGCTCTCGGCACTGTTTTCAATACATTCAACGCCCTTGAGTAAGGGCTGTATAACCAGCCCATCTAATTTTTCAGGCAGTAAGCTATTGCTGCCTCCGCCCAACACAAACACGGATAACTTTTCTTTGCTGGCAAAGGCTAACGCTAAACGAATATCTTCGAGTGTTTGAGCGATGAAAAAATAACGTGCCACAGAAGGCACCGCCATGGTGTTAAGTGACTGTAGATCCACATTTTGCTGGAACTTCATAGACGGTTTTGCTTAATGTGCTGCAATAATCCCTTGCAACCATCCTCGACCAAATCAAGTACCGTTTGAAATCCCTTTGCGCCACCATAGTATGGGTCTGGCACTTCGCTATAGCCTTTCTGACTGGAGAAATCCAAAAACAGCGATAGCACACCGGAATAGTTGTCCGGTTTCATAGCGGCCATGGCGCGGAGGTTATCGTTATCCATTGCTAGAATATAATCGAAGGTAGAAAAATCATTGGCGACGAATTCTCTGCCGCGCAAATGGGAAAGATCACACCCCCGGCTTAGGGAAGCCTCGACGGCACGCTTGTCTGGCATTTCACCAATATGCCAGCCGGAGGTACCCGCCGAATCCACATCAATAATATGGTCTAAACCTTCGCAGGCAACCAGATCACGAAAAAAACCGTGTGCGGTTGGCGAACGACAAATATTGCCTAAACAAACAAATAAAACCCGGGTATTTTTCATAAAAATTAGACGTTAAAAAATGCTCTTGCCCGCTCGAGATCCTCAGGTGTATCGACACCGCCGGGTACTTTCTCACAGGCATCTTCCACGTGTATTCTGAAGCCGTGAGACAAAATCCTTAACTGCTCCAGTTTTTCGATTTTTTCCAGCGGTGCCATTGGCCAGCTCACAAAGTTGTGCAACAGGCCCACACGATACGCGTAGATACCGATATGGCGCCGCGTCGCTATTTGCGCGGCTTGATGATCCATTTCTTCATCGGCAAAAGTGTAATTGTCGCGATCCCAAGGAATGGGAGCGCGAGAAAAATACAGTGCAAGCTGATTCTCGTCACAGACAACTTTTACCGCGTTAGGATTTAACGCAGTTGCAAGATCGCAGATAGGTTCACACAGTGTTGCCGCCACCGCCTGCTTATTGTGGGCGAGGTTATTGGCCACTTGGTTGATAACAGCAGCTGGTATATGTGGCTCATCGCCCTGTACATTAACAATCAGCTCGTTATCGTCCAAAGCGTAGTGAGTCGCGACCTCTTGCAACCGGTCCGTACCAGATTGATGCTCAGTTGAGGTCATGCATACTTCACCACCAAAGGCTTCAACAACATCGGCAATACGCTGGTCGTCCGTCGCCACAATCACGCGAGCAGCATCGCTTTTCTGTGCGCAACGGTATACTCGCTCAATCATGGTTTTACCGGCAATATCCACCAACGGTTTTCCAGGCAAGCGATGAGATGCATAACGCGCAGGTATTACAACGTAAAAAGTCATGTTTTTATCTCGTTAATTTTAGCCATAAGTTGCTGAAGGAAAGATTCCGGTAACGCTGCTTCCACGCGTAAAAACCACCAATTTTCCAGTGCAAACGACCGACACTTCACCGCATCTTTTGCGGTCATTACAACTGGAGCCGTTGCAGAAAAAGCGAAGTCTTGCGCGCAGAACAGATGATGGTCAGCAAAACCAATACAGTTAAGTGTACCAACGCCCAAATCTAACTGTTCCAGCGTGGTGAAAAATTTCTGTGGGCTGCCAATACCGGCCACCGCATACACGTCCTGCTCATTTGTAAAACCTTCCAGCGATAACTCTTCTCCGGTTTTTAGATTCACAAACATCTTGGCTGTTAAGTCAAAACCGTGAGCCTGCGAAATACCAGAAGAATCGCCTCGCACTAGAATCGTATCAACCGTTTGCAGGCGTTGCCTAGGCTCTCGCAACGGGCCAACAGGTAAACAATGTCCGTTGCCGAATCGCTTTTCACCATCGAGCACGGCTATTTCAAGGTCGCGAGCCAAACGGTAATGCTGCAATCCATCATCGGCCAGAACAATATCGCAACGATTGGAGCCGGCCAAAGTGCGGGCAGCCAGTGTACGATCTGCGGACACCACAATTGGGGCCTGGGTTGCCTCGAATATTTCCAGAGGTTCGTCACCCACTTGCAATGCACTACT
Coding sequences within:
- the murB gene encoding UDP-N-acetylmuramate dehydrogenase, whose protein sequence is MKFQQNVDLQSLNTMAVPSVARYFFIAQTLEDIRLALAFASKEKLSVFVLGGGSNSLLPEKLDGLVIQPLLKGVECIENSAESSWVRAGAGENWHDFVMHCLSAQYYGLENLAYIPGLVGAAPIQNIGAYGVELKDVFHSLEAMDRATGEMQTFNFSDCEFAYRESVFKNRLKDRMIIASVTFRLQRQAACNLSYPALASALEREADGKNPEKVAEAVIKLRQRKLPDPEYIPNAGSFFKNPVITEAKASALKLAHPKAVIFDVDGSHKKVAAGWLIDAAGWKGREAFQVRVHDQQALVLTNPNRVSRHHILTLADAIRKDIEQRFGITLEREPGLFSE
- the lpxK gene encoding tetraacyldisaccharide 4'-kinase, with the translated sequence MNKASAVNVKQINHSSSRIAQSIERRWYSSPGGLLFLLPLEWLFRLLVLCRKKYLSKRAKKSALPVIVVGNISVGGTGKTPVIIALVKFLREQGFTPGVISRGYGRKHSDLQWVSKQSSALQVGDEPLEIFEATQAPIVVSADRTLAARTLAGSNRCDIVLADDGLQHYRLARDLEIAVLDGEKRFGNGHCLPVGPLREPRQRLQTVDTILVRGDSSGISQAHGFDLTAKMFVNLKTGEELSLEGFTNEQDVYAVAGIGSPQKFFTTLEQLDLGVGTLNCIGFADHHLFCAQDFAFSATAPVVMTAKDAVKCRSFALENWWFLRVEAALPESFLQQLMAKINEIKT
- a CDS encoding low molecular weight protein-tyrosine-phosphatase, which gives rise to MKNTRVLFVCLGNICRSPTAHGFFRDLVACEGLDHIIDVDSAGTSGWHIGEMPDKRAVEASLSRGCDLSHLRGREFVANDFSTFDYILAMDNDNLRAMAAMKPDNYSGVLSLFLDFSSQKGYSEVPDPYYGGAKGFQTVLDLVEDGCKGLLQHIKQNRL
- the kdsB gene encoding 3-deoxy-manno-octulosonate cytidylyltransferase, with translation MTFYVVIPARYASHRLPGKPLVDIAGKTMIERVYRCAQKSDAARVIVATDDQRIADVVEAFGGEVCMTSTEHQSGTDRLQEVATHYALDDNELIVNVQGDEPHIPAAVINQVANNLAHNKQAVAATLCEPICDLATALNPNAVKVVCDENQLALYFSRAPIPWDRDNYTFADEEMDHQAAQIATRRHIGIYAYRVGLLHNFVSWPMAPLEKIEKLEQLRILSHGFRIHVEDACEKVPGGVDTPEDLERARAFFNV